In Aquimarina sp. TRL1, a single window of DNA contains:
- a CDS encoding serine hydrolase has product MNIFLIILLVIALIGLLIRILWVYELYTPKLLHEKEKDVVEAISDWLDLLTEEKKFNGAILIVDRGEALLRKAVGFTSYLKKEKLHLHSRFRLASVSKQFTAFGIMVLIKKHDLSYDTRVTQIIPDFPYPKVTIRHLLNQTSGIRADYIKLAKKKKKTASYVLSLKDAVELLCQYPDHIIKNPLEEYYYNNTNYIVLARIIEIVSKHSFEKYMKHVIFQPLGLEETRVWNLLSEADEHFEKDKAKGFEAFLKSKPIEITPNWIDGVAGDGAVFSSISDMEKWSAIWTKNNLLNSSEMKEAFIAPVLANGSPSNYGFGWVLAGDVSWHNGSWLASNSLILKNHKTNACVVVLDNSTNMRFDKITKSILKTLNQKMT; this is encoded by the coding sequence ATGAATATTTTTCTTATCATCCTCTTAGTTATAGCTCTTATAGGGTTATTAATTAGGATATTGTGGGTATACGAACTATATACACCTAAGTTGCTTCATGAAAAAGAAAAAGATGTAGTAGAGGCTATTTCGGATTGGTTGGATTTACTAACTGAAGAAAAGAAATTTAATGGTGCTATATTAATTGTTGATCGAGGAGAGGCATTATTAAGAAAAGCAGTTGGTTTTACATCTTATTTAAAAAAAGAAAAATTACATCTGCATTCCAGGTTTAGGTTAGCTTCTGTATCCAAACAATTTACAGCATTCGGGATTATGGTGTTGATTAAAAAACATGATTTGAGTTATGATACACGTGTAACTCAAATCATTCCTGATTTTCCTTATCCTAAAGTTACTATCAGACATCTTTTGAATCAGACATCAGGGATACGGGCTGATTATATAAAATTAGCAAAGAAAAAGAAAAAAACAGCCTCGTATGTTTTGTCATTAAAAGATGCGGTCGAGTTACTATGTCAATATCCAGATCACATTATAAAAAATCCGCTAGAAGAATATTATTATAACAATACCAATTATATTGTTTTAGCAAGAATAATAGAAATTGTATCTAAACACTCTTTTGAGAAGTACATGAAGCATGTTATTTTTCAACCATTGGGTTTAGAAGAAACAAGAGTTTGGAATTTACTATCAGAAGCAGATGAACATTTTGAAAAAGATAAAGCAAAAGGATTTGAAGCTTTTCTAAAAAGTAAACCAATAGAGATAACTCCTAATTGGATTGATGGTGTAGCAGGAGATGGGGCTGTTTTTTCCAGTATTTCGGATATGGAAAAATGGAGCGCTATCTGGACTAAAAATAACTTGTTGAATTCCTCAGAAATGAAAGAAGCCTTTATTGCTCCTGTATTAGCTAACGGATCCCCATCTAACTACGGCTTCGGTTGGGTATTAGCTGGAGATGTTAGCTGGCATAACGGGAGTTGGTTAGCGTCTAATTCTTTGATTCTTAAGAATCATAAAACCAATGCGTGTGTAGTCGTATTAGATAACTCTACAAATATGAGGTTTGATAAGATCACGAAATCTATTTTAAAAACATTAAACCAAAAAATGACATGA
- a CDS encoding MarR family winged helix-turn-helix transcriptional regulator, with amino-acid sequence MNEYFNAVIEIIRTGHWFTDQISRELKEYQIYEPQFNVLRILRGAGGTPLSVNQILENMIQRSSNVTRIVDKLSSRGLVRRELCSEDRRKMDIVITEKGLALLEKLDKKVNDFHMPMSTNLSKEEANKLKELIIKLKGN; translated from the coding sequence ATGAATGAATATTTCAATGCGGTAATAGAAATTATCAGAACAGGGCATTGGTTTACAGATCAGATTTCCCGGGAACTTAAGGAATATCAGATATATGAGCCTCAGTTTAATGTATTGAGAATATTAAGAGGTGCTGGAGGTACTCCTTTATCAGTGAATCAAATATTAGAAAATATGATCCAACGGTCTAGCAATGTTACAAGAATTGTTGATAAACTAAGTTCTAGAGGTTTAGTCAGAAGAGAATTATGTTCTGAAGATCGAAGAAAAATGGATATTGTTATTACAGAAAAAGGGTTGGCACTTTTGGAAAAGCTCGATAAAAAAGTAAATGATTTTCATATGCCTATGAGTACAAATCTAAGTAAAGAAGAAGCAAATAAGCTAAAAGAGTTAATAATTAAATTAAAAGGAAACTAA
- a CDS encoding NADPH-dependent FMN reductase, whose protein sequence is MKNIIAIGGSNSKNSINKTLATYAANLITSATTTVVDLNDFELPLYSIDTETEQGIPEEAVRLNRTIESADAIVISLAEHNGSYAVGFKNAFDWLSRIHKEVWKNKPMLLLSTSPGGRGGATVLQAAKTTFPHLGGNIIADLAIPSFHTNFVDGKIINEEIMSILNTKINELEAAII, encoded by the coding sequence ATGAAGAATATCATCGCAATAGGAGGAAGTAATAGTAAAAATTCGATAAATAAAACACTGGCAACATACGCAGCTAATTTAATTACATCAGCTACAACTACTGTAGTTGATTTGAATGATTTTGAATTGCCATTATACAGTATTGATACGGAAACAGAACAAGGAATTCCCGAGGAGGCTGTACGTCTGAATAGGACGATAGAATCTGCTGATGCAATAGTAATTTCGCTGGCAGAACACAATGGATCATACGCTGTAGGGTTTAAAAATGCTTTTGACTGGTTATCCAGAATTCATAAAGAAGTATGGAAAAATAAACCGATGTTACTTTTATCAACATCTCCAGGTGGTAGAGGGGGAGCTACAGTATTACAAGCTGCAAAAACTACTTTTCCTCATTTAGGAGGAAATATTATAGCAGATTTAGCAATCCCGTCATTTCATACTAATTTTGTCGATGGAAAAATAATTAACGAAGAAATAATGAGTATTTTAAATACTAAAATCAATGAATTAGAAGCAGCAATAATTTAA
- a CDS encoding M14 family zinc carboxypeptidase, giving the protein MKAKTLLAVFVWLTCCMYVSAQTNYNKLAENYLSKKGEVILSFKIKEKSTLRSYTKGLSIVHFDEATNVVKVMANQKQYDAFLTKKIQFYVTKADNEIGERKMLSSVKAKAATFPLTAYPTYAAYEGMMNNFAQANPNLCKVVNIGSTTEGDKSLLFVKLSDNVNANEQEPRVMYTSSMHGDEIAGYPMMLNLIDFLLQAYTNTSHPRHAEIKTLLDTTEVWINPLANPDGTFRNSPDNSSVANAIRGNANNVDLNRNYPDPEDGPHPDGNSYQTETIAFMNFADSKHFVLSANFHGGIELINYPWDTYAAPHPDKDYFLHISEEYRDHCQADSPAGYFDDRNNGITNGYNWYEVQGGRQDYQIYFKKGREVTVELSTNKTPPASQLVNFWNYNKEALIAFLKQVTNGIHGTVTDVVTNEPIAAKVTIIGKEGFDSWVPTELPGGDYYRLIKAGTYSILYEAPCYESLTVTGVQVADGSKTIKNVQLTPLNATAPDGITVTNIQSSAATIQWNASSDATYDLRYRKEGTTAWTIKNSTVAEITITNLLPETSYEVQVRVNCEGGISSPYSASVMFMTTSVAACTGIHTFPYQESFENGLGVWENSTGDDIDWTRDSGGTPSVSTGPSAAQDGNYYMYTEASVNVTPPGSPNKVALLTSPCIDLSTLNGVSLEFGYHMYGGAIGDLELLVSTDDGSTYSSLWSKNGNQGNSWKQANIDLTSYAGSVIKIQFRGKTGANWRSDIAIDNINIKSVTPDITAPSVPANLSSSAITHESVQLSWQPSTDNIGVTGYTIFKNDVAEATTTNVNYSITGLSANTSYSFYVKAMDAAGNVSEKSNTISVTTSEPSLIYCDAKGNNINYEFIDLVQIGGISNTTGANGGYAYFENQIGTVTTGANTIVLSAGFTGRSYREYWNVWIDFDQNGTFDNTEEIVSANVSDGTNHSYNFTIPTTALLGNTRMRVAMKYNGQASACETFAYGEVEDYPITINSASLSSAVKGGSIPVDTTADITIYPNPITNNTLYIKTSQKLNRNTSYIIYNSRGKIIKRKKLTNYKIILEAFSEGIYFLEITSKGKKIIKPFIIK; this is encoded by the coding sequence ATGAAGGCAAAAACACTTTTAGCCGTGTTTGTGTGGCTTACATGCTGTATGTATGTATCAGCACAAACGAACTACAACAAATTAGCCGAAAATTATCTAAGTAAAAAAGGAGAGGTTATCCTGTCTTTTAAAATTAAGGAAAAATCAACACTGAGATCGTATACCAAAGGATTATCTATTGTTCATTTTGATGAAGCAACTAACGTAGTAAAAGTAATGGCAAATCAAAAACAATACGATGCTTTTTTAACAAAGAAAATACAATTTTATGTAACTAAAGCGGATAATGAAATTGGAGAAAGAAAAATGCTTTCCAGTGTTAAGGCCAAAGCAGCAACCTTCCCTCTAACAGCATATCCAACCTATGCAGCTTATGAGGGAATGATGAATAATTTTGCACAAGCGAATCCCAATTTATGTAAGGTTGTTAATATAGGAAGTACTACTGAAGGTGACAAGTCATTATTATTTGTAAAATTATCTGATAATGTCAATGCAAATGAGCAAGAACCCAGAGTAATGTACACTTCTTCTATGCATGGAGATGAAATAGCAGGATATCCAATGATGCTCAATCTTATTGATTTCTTACTACAAGCATATACCAATACTTCACATCCCAGACATGCAGAAATAAAAACATTATTAGATACTACTGAAGTATGGATAAATCCATTAGCGAATCCAGATGGAACATTTAGAAACAGTCCGGATAATTCTTCTGTAGCAAATGCAATTCGGGGGAATGCTAATAATGTTGATCTCAATAGAAATTATCCTGATCCGGAAGATGGTCCTCATCCTGATGGAAATAGTTATCAGACAGAAACCATAGCTTTTATGAATTTTGCAGATTCAAAACATTTTGTCTTATCGGCCAATTTTCATGGAGGAATTGAATTAATTAATTATCCATGGGATACTTATGCCGCCCCACATCCTGACAAAGATTATTTTTTGCATATTTCGGAAGAATATAGAGATCATTGTCAGGCTGATAGTCCAGCTGGTTATTTTGATGATCGCAATAATGGAATAACAAATGGATATAATTGGTATGAAGTACAAGGGGGAAGACAGGATTATCAGATTTATTTCAAAAAAGGGAGAGAGGTAACAGTAGAATTATCTACAAATAAAACACCTCCTGCCAGTCAGTTAGTCAATTTCTGGAATTACAATAAAGAAGCGCTTATCGCTTTTCTAAAACAAGTAACAAATGGAATTCATGGAACTGTAACGGATGTAGTCACCAATGAGCCGATTGCTGCAAAGGTAACTATTATAGGAAAAGAAGGTTTTGATTCCTGGGTTCCGACAGAACTTCCGGGAGGTGATTATTACAGGTTGATAAAAGCAGGTACGTACAGTATATTATATGAAGCTCCGTGCTATGAGTCGCTTACCGTAACAGGAGTTCAGGTTGCAGATGGAAGCAAAACGATCAAAAATGTGCAATTAACCCCTTTAAATGCAACAGCTCCTGATGGGATAACAGTTACTAATATCCAATCCTCAGCTGCTACCATTCAATGGAATGCTTCGTCAGATGCAACATATGACCTGCGTTATAGAAAAGAGGGGACGACGGCCTGGACAATTAAAAATAGTACTGTAGCAGAAATTACAATTACTAATTTACTACCAGAAACTTCTTATGAGGTTCAGGTACGAGTGAATTGCGAGGGAGGAATAAGTTCACCGTATAGTGCCTCTGTCATGTTTATGACTACATCAGTAGCCGCCTGTACAGGTATACATACTTTTCCTTACCAGGAAAGTTTCGAGAATGGATTGGGAGTATGGGAAAATAGCACAGGAGATGATATTGATTGGACAAGAGATTCAGGAGGAACCCCTTCGGTTTCCACGGGACCCTCTGCGGCGCAAGACGGAAATTATTATATGTATACAGAGGCCTCTGTGAATGTTACTCCTCCGGGGAGTCCTAATAAAGTAGCTTTATTGACAAGCCCATGTATAGACCTGTCAACATTAAATGGAGTTTCCTTAGAATTTGGATACCATATGTATGGAGGAGCTATTGGAGATTTGGAATTACTGGTTAGTACAGATGATGGAAGTACCTATTCTTCTCTATGGAGTAAAAATGGAAATCAGGGAAATTCCTGGAAACAAGCTAATATTGACTTAACTTCTTATGCAGGAAGCGTAATTAAAATTCAATTCAGAGGAAAAACAGGTGCCAACTGGCGAAGTGATATTGCGATAGATAATATTAATATAAAATCTGTTACTCCAGATATAACAGCTCCCAGCGTTCCTGCAAATTTATCTTCTTCCGCTATTACACATGAATCAGTACAATTAAGCTGGCAGCCCTCTACAGATAATATTGGAGTGACAGGGTATACTATTTTCAAAAATGATGTAGCAGAAGCAACAACAACAAATGTAAATTACAGTATAACTGGTTTATCAGCAAATACTTCATATTCTTTTTATGTAAAAGCGATGGATGCAGCAGGTAATGTTTCAGAAAAAAGCAATACGATATCGGTTACTACCTCAGAACCTTCTTTGATTTATTGTGACGCGAAAGGAAACAATATTAATTATGAATTTATCGATTTAGTACAAATCGGAGGAATTTCTAATACAACCGGAGCTAATGGAGGGTATGCTTATTTCGAAAATCAAATAGGAACCGTTACAACCGGAGCCAATACAATCGTTCTAAGTGCTGGTTTTACAGGGCGCTCATACAGAGAATACTGGAATGTTTGGATCGATTTTGATCAAAATGGAACATTTGACAACACAGAAGAGATTGTTTCTGCAAATGTATCAGATGGTACAAATCATTCATATAATTTTACCATACCGACCACGGCTTTATTAGGAAATACCAGAATGCGTGTTGCTATGAAGTATAACGGACAGGCATCCGCATGCGAAACATTCGCATATGGAGAGGTCGAAGATTATCCGATCACTATTAATTCGGCATCATTAAGTAGTGCTGTAAAGGGAGGAAGTATCCCGGTTGATACAACAGCCGATATTACAATTTACCCGAATCCAATAACTAATAATACATTATATATAAAAACATCTCAGAAACTGAACAGAAATACATCTTATATAATATATAACTCAAGAGGAAAAATAATAAAAAGAAAAAAACTTACGAACTATAAAATTATACTCGAAGCATTCTCGGAAGGAATATACTTCTTAGAAATAACATCAAAAGGGAAAAAAATAATTAAACCCTTTATTATAAAGTAA
- a CDS encoding matrixin family metalloprotease, translated as MKTLSLIFIGILLLSCSKGEENVSTTELIQMENIENKLIVDIIYVLPSGGFYTNAMYKLDEVQFLNYLNEGYFHKYNIELIQGESRDFINDELFNLRDNRYKETEVFLDQTASFHKKGKLSIFIIKRDNILAIAGIGGEDRVLITDKFLYTNTTAHEIGHALGLSHVSEIDNIMSTKKNERRFFKDIQLELLKGRINQLSSF; from the coding sequence ATGAAGACATTATCATTAATTTTTATTGGAATACTATTATTATCATGTAGTAAAGGAGAAGAGAATGTATCAACCACAGAATTGATACAAATGGAGAATATAGAAAACAAATTAATTGTTGATATTATATATGTTCTACCATCAGGAGGGTTTTATACCAATGCAATGTATAAGTTAGATGAAGTCCAGTTTTTGAATTATTTAAACGAAGGATATTTTCACAAGTATAATATTGAATTGATACAGGGCGAATCAAGAGATTTTATAAATGATGAATTGTTTAACCTCAGAGATAATAGATATAAAGAAACAGAAGTGTTTTTAGATCAAACCGCTTCTTTTCATAAAAAAGGAAAGCTGAGTATTTTTATTATTAAAAGAGATAACATTCTTGCAATTGCTGGAATAGGAGGAGAGGACAGAGTATTGATAACAGATAAATTTTTGTATACCAATACTACAGCACATGAAATAGGTCATGCGTTAGGATTGTCCCATGTCAGTGAAATTGATAATATAATGAGTACCAAAAAGAATGAGCGTAGATTCTTTAAAGATATTCAGTTGGAGTTACTTAAAGGAAGAATTAATCAACTAAGCAGTTTTTAA
- a CDS encoding protease inhibitor I42 family protein, which yields MSTTVLSQEEKKAFVLPPIHTKVGEPFSITLEDNPSTGFTQALTKLPAHIALIEDKYFPSSSHLLGAPGTRKFTFVALEKGEGTIAFNSIKFTHPKPTVAPRNPMQERFVIVS from the coding sequence ATGTCTACAACTGTTTTAAGTCAGGAAGAAAAAAAAGCCTTTGTTTTGCCTCCAATTCACACTAAAGTAGGAGAACCTTTTTCTATTACTTTGGAAGATAATCCATCTACAGGATTTACACAAGCCTTGACAAAATTGCCAGCGCATATTGCGCTTATCGAAGATAAATATTTCCCGTCTAGTTCACATTTATTAGGAGCTCCGGGAACTAGAAAATTTACATTTGTTGCTCTGGAAAAAGGAGAGGGTACTATAGCATTTAACAGTATCAAGTTTACACACCCTAAACCAACAGTAGCACCAAGAAACCCAATGCAAGAACGATTTGTTATTGTATCATAA
- a CDS encoding EamA family transporter, translated as MKVYQNTLLIILAFFAVYVCWGATYILNKVIVEEIPPFYLAAFRFITAGISLLLLAKLIGVSLAISKKQLLHCTVAGFLFLTYGNGVLVWALKYVDSGLAALEVASQPLVVLILMRILYRSKIKPMSLIGITMGIIGMYILVSQDRLTQQEGAWIPIFMIFTCVISWSYGSLYVAKVELPSNFLINTGYQMLLGGGGLLLTSFFFGESWTSPLIWKQSIAWAMFGLITLGSIIAFTSFNYLLKNVSAEKVATAAYVNPVIALFLGWYFLNEQITMQSSVAAFVLLTGVYFVNKSK; from the coding sequence GTGAAAGTTTATCAAAATACCTTATTAATCATTTTAGCTTTTTTTGCAGTATATGTATGCTGGGGAGCAACCTATATATTAAATAAGGTAATTGTAGAAGAAATTCCACCATTTTATTTAGCAGCATTCCGTTTTATTACTGCGGGTATCTCCTTGTTGTTATTAGCAAAACTCATAGGAGTTTCTCTCGCTATAAGTAAGAAGCAGTTATTACATTGTACGGTGGCGGGTTTCTTATTTCTCACATATGGAAATGGTGTCCTGGTCTGGGCCTTAAAATATGTAGATAGTGGTTTGGCTGCTTTGGAGGTTGCTTCACAACCTTTGGTTGTTTTAATTTTGATGCGGATACTGTACCGTTCAAAAATAAAGCCGATGTCATTAATTGGTATTACAATGGGGATAATAGGTATGTATATTCTGGTAAGCCAGGACCGTTTGACTCAGCAGGAGGGAGCATGGATCCCTATTTTTATGATTTTTACCTGTGTGATTAGCTGGAGCTACGGGAGTCTGTACGTCGCTAAGGTCGAATTACCTTCTAATTTCTTGATTAATACAGGATACCAAATGCTTCTAGGTGGAGGCGGATTATTGCTGACAAGCTTCTTTTTTGGAGAATCCTGGACCTCTCCCTTGATCTGGAAACAATCCATAGCCTGGGCGATGTTTGGTCTTATCACATTAGGAAGTATTATAGCCTTTACATCATTTAATTATTTGCTGAAAAATGTATCCGCAGAAAAAGTAGCAACCGCAGCCTATGTCAATCCCGTGATTGCATTATTTCTGGGGTGGTACTTTCTTAACGAACAAATCACTATGCAATCTTCTGTAGCAGCTTTTGTCTTATTAACAGGTGTATATTTTGTCAATAAAAGTAAATAA
- a CDS encoding Crp/Fnr family transcriptional regulator, which yields MLQENQDLISYISLLQKEHTEISLDLIPPKKNIIEAGRMQHNLFIQKEGITKCVQLLENGTEFIQDFFGVGGLYGEIELIHNSVSKCAVITITDTSVYRIPKSLFLELLDRNSAFNRLIIESLTKKISFKADRHSFHQSHRLFDNIVRLQSNFPLFDSKISKADIANYLGITPRSLTRVLSQLSSDK from the coding sequence ATGTTACAAGAAAATCAAGACCTCATTTCATATATCTCCTTACTACAGAAAGAACATACTGAAATTAGTCTGGATTTAATCCCTCCAAAAAAAAATATTATAGAAGCCGGGAGGATGCAGCATAATCTTTTTATCCAAAAAGAAGGCATAACTAAATGTGTTCAGCTATTAGAGAATGGAACTGAATTTATTCAGGATTTTTTTGGTGTTGGAGGGTTATATGGAGAGATTGAATTGATCCATAATTCAGTTAGTAAATGTGCTGTTATTACCATTACAGATACATCTGTATATCGCATTCCTAAATCCCTTTTCTTAGAATTATTAGATCGCAATAGCGCATTTAATCGACTCATTATCGAAAGCCTGACTAAAAAAATTAGTTTTAAAGCAGATAGGCATTCTTTTCACCAATCACATCGCCTTTTTGACAATATTGTAAGGTTACAAAGTAACTTTCCATTATTCGATAGTAAAATATCCAAAGCTGACATTGCCAATTATTTAGGAATCACTCCTCGTAGCCTTACCCGAGTTCTATCTCAATTGTCTTCTGATAAATAA
- a CDS encoding HD family hydrolase has translation MTRLKQQIAFIKEIDQLKYITRKTKLFASNRHENDAEHSWHLALMTLILAEHANEEIDVLKVLKMVLIHDLVEIDAGDIFLFDTTKNHNNTEEELRAATRIFSILPRDQALELISLWKEFEYGQTKEAAFAKAIDRLQPVLQNESNDGGSWVEYSVPYDTIYAKIEHMNTGSTTLWNYVEALLNTMKKKEILCQ, from the coding sequence ATGACACGATTGAAACAGCAGATTGCATTTATTAAGGAAATTGATCAATTAAAATATATTACAAGAAAAACAAAATTATTTGCCAGTAACCGACATGAAAATGATGCAGAGCACAGCTGGCATTTGGCACTTATGACGTTAATACTGGCAGAGCATGCAAATGAAGAAATAGATGTATTGAAAGTATTAAAAATGGTCTTGATACATGATCTGGTAGAAATTGATGCTGGTGATATTTTTTTATTTGATACTACAAAAAATCACAATAATACAGAAGAAGAATTACGAGCAGCAACTCGAATATTTTCAATATTGCCACGGGATCAGGCATTAGAATTAATAAGCTTATGGAAAGAATTTGAATACGGGCAAACTAAGGAAGCTGCATTTGCAAAAGCAATTGATCGATTGCAGCCAGTCTTACAAAATGAATCTAACGACGGAGGGAGTTGGGTAGAGTACTCGGTTCCTTATGATACCATCTATGCCAAAATTGAACATATGAATACAGGATCTACTACTTTGTGGAACTATGTAGAAGCACTTTTAAATACAATGAAGAAAAAAGAAATATTATGTCAATGA
- a CDS encoding potassium channel family protein → MWEKLYKYRFENFFFSQIAILFGSLVVPAVFFELVLSPILFLINLSAGIILISKRKKTMWFFLILLIVTGLVFGFNMIKNQNSQTINFVRLGAYFLFYIVVTIEMIKQVWNAAVISKNVILGLISGYISLGLIGFFICLSIEMVIPGSFNDNIAGEIATKTLTEKMMYYSYITLLTIGYGDIVPLTELARKAAILIGLMGQMYLVVITAIVMGKYVNQISK, encoded by the coding sequence ATGTGGGAAAAATTATATAAATATAGATTTGAGAATTTCTTTTTTAGTCAGATTGCAATTTTATTTGGTTCCTTAGTCGTTCCTGCAGTGTTTTTTGAACTCGTATTATCTCCCATATTATTTTTAATTAATCTATCAGCCGGAATCATTTTAATTTCCAAAAGAAAAAAAACGATGTGGTTCTTCCTGATCCTACTTATCGTGACCGGGCTCGTTTTTGGATTTAATATGATAAAAAACCAAAATAGTCAAACGATCAATTTTGTCAGATTAGGAGCGTATTTTCTTTTTTATATTGTAGTAACTATAGAAATGATCAAACAGGTATGGAATGCTGCTGTCATTAGTAAAAATGTGATTCTCGGTCTTATTAGCGGTTATATTTCCTTAGGTTTAATAGGTTTTTTTATCTGTTTATCCATAGAGATGGTGATACCAGGATCTTTTAATGATAATATTGCAGGAGAAATAGCTACAAAAACTCTTACAGAAAAAATGATGTATTACAGCTACATCACTTTATTAACTATTGGGTATGGAGATATTGTTCCTTTGACAGAACTGGCCAGAAAAGCAGCTATCTTAATAGGGTTAATGGGACAAATGTATTTGGTCGTCATTACTGCAATCGTAATGGGGAAATATGTAAATCAAATTTCCAAATAG
- a CDS encoding sensor histidine kinase: MWFKKVKQSVILSIALSVTLLVNLLRILSLFGLNPFGKSFSTPTIQGVLIRILFFFVFSYLILQFNTNWKLRYQYLNRIVRVLVLIAGNIAVLSIIISVFIPIYQYITKIILSDTERGFLYFIYCIVLLILIFISRILRYQIVHQQDLVEKESLKRQSLQNELSALKNQINPHFLFNSLNSLNSLIRDNKEATTFVNKLSFMYRYILQSGQQDLVTLKEELKFLDSYIYLIKTRYRNRFSITIDIDAIYLHIGIPSMVLQLLVENAVKHNEISENNPLHVSIYIKENHIVVENKIRPRTTFVDSTGQGLANIDKRYLLLKDQHIKISDGDDVFMVQLPLK; encoded by the coding sequence TTGTGGTTTAAAAAAGTTAAACAATCTGTCATTCTCAGTATTGCATTATCAGTAACATTACTAGTTAATCTATTAAGAATATTATCCTTATTTGGTTTAAATCCCTTTGGAAAATCTTTTAGTACACCTACTATACAAGGAGTTCTGATCCGTATTTTATTTTTCTTTGTTTTCTCTTATTTGATATTACAGTTTAATACGAACTGGAAACTCCGATATCAGTACCTTAATAGAATTGTAAGGGTTTTAGTGTTAATTGCCGGGAATATTGCTGTTTTGAGTATTATTATTTCTGTTTTTATACCGATATATCAATATATAACCAAGATTATATTATCTGATACAGAAAGAGGTTTTTTGTATTTTATCTATTGTATTGTTTTGTTGATTCTCATTTTTATTTCCAGAATTTTGAGATATCAGATTGTACATCAACAGGATTTAGTAGAAAAAGAATCGCTGAAAAGGCAAAGTTTGCAAAATGAATTATCAGCATTAAAGAACCAAATTAATCCGCATTTCCTGTTTAATTCTCTGAATTCGCTAAATTCTTTGATCAGGGATAACAAGGAGGCAACTACATTTGTCAATAAACTATCGTTTATGTATCGGTATATCCTGCAAAGCGGGCAGCAGGATTTGGTAACATTAAAAGAAGAATTAAAGTTTTTAGACAGTTATATCTATTTGATAAAAACGAGATATAGAAATCGTTTCAGTATTACTATTGATATTGATGCTATTTATTTACATATTGGGATTCCGTCTATGGTATTGCAGTTACTGGTAGAAAACGCTGTAAAGCATAATGAAATATCAGAAAATAATCCTCTTCATGTAAGTATTTATATCAAAGAAAACCACATTGTAGTAGAAAATAAAATACGTCCTAGAACCACATTTGTAGATAGTACCGGCCAGGGATTGGCCAATATAGATAAACGATATCTGTTACTAAAAGATCAACATATTAAGATTAGTGATGGAGATGATGTTTTTATGGTACAACTACCCTTAAAATAA